The genomic region TCGCTCTTATGGTAAGATGGTATAAGAAGGTCGGATAATGTTGCCTGCTCAAATTGCATTCCTACGCGTTTTTCCAGCTCAGTTACTAATGCTGGGGCTACTTTTAGCATGTTGGACATTCTGAGAAGCTTGAGAAGGAAACTGCAAGAGACGCAGTCTCGTTGTGGCGGGATTATGCTTATGAGGCTCTCTATGATCATTCTTTGATCCTTGGCTTTCATGGTTTCCTGATCTTCCTTGTTTCCTGATACACAAAAACTTCTGTAAAACGGTCTTCTGATACACAAAAATGTACGAGTCCTTTATGGTGAGACGGTCTCATAAAAGAGCTTATGTACCTGATATTACCATGTGGAGCCCGCCTTTCCAACTTCCGGCACCACTAATACTACTGCCACTAGTTTCTTTGCTGAAATTCCCGGTGTTGGTGAATTCATCCATCATGTTTCCTGCACTAGAATCCTTGGCTACTCCAGGTAACCACTTAGTCGCGTAATGCATAATTGAGGCACCAATTAAATCGAACCTCATCCCCTTTACTCTAATAGCAGTTATAACACGAACAAAATGATCAATCCTTAAGATCGATACATCTTCAAACCACCAATCAGGCGGCACTTGAACCGCCCTACTTGGGCTCATTTCCTTCATCTCGTTCCATCTAGGGCTCGCAACCTATACATACAAAAACTTTATATTAGACAAATGCAATGCTTCATAACTTCATTAACCTGGTTTTTAAAATTTCAGTTCTCACTAACCTTTACAGGTCTGCCAGTATAATTCCACTTGATGCCTTTAGGATTCGCGCAGGCTTTCCACGCAATGGACTCGCTACACCTCCGAACAATCTGGAGGTTTTCGGCCCATGGTGAGAGGTCCTCACAGCTCTTAAGCACGATAATTGAGTCTCTCCAAGACGAGAGGACGACATAGCTTAAGAAAGCTTCAGTTTTGAAGATGAGGTTACCTTCTTCTAGGTCTTCTGTCATTTCTAGATACTCTGCTGCACATCTTAGACCTGATATGTTTGCTGCTGTTAAATCGACAGCGATCCCATAACAGAATTTCGATGCTAGCTCGAATGATTCGGCCCCACCAGGGAGATCATCTAAGGATATCTTGTTTAAATCCCCATCATGGGTGTCATAGATGATTCTGCTCAGTTTCCCACATCTAGAGATTAAAGGATACTGTGTTGTATGCATCAAAAGGAGTAAATTAGTCAAGACTCCTAACAAAGATTCTTAGATGATTTCGCGTATACACATGTCTAAAACTCGACAATCTGACATGGGTATGAATATATGTATCATTTTTGTAAACATCATTTTTGCCAAAGTTATGAAGAATTTTCATAAATCCGTGTCAAATACTTTTAATCAAGTCTGAGCAATACGTATTAATAATATATTGTATGTCCTACTGCATGAATCTTGTGTTGCAGGTAAATGGCTTTGCTGATATCAACCAGGATGCAAAATCGATCATTCACTTACTTTACTAGTTTTATCTTGTCATTGTTTTTCTTAGTCACTGTCCTAGAAACCTTAATAGAATTACCTATGCTATAGCTAAGTCTATAACATAGATGGTAATCTTTCaatctgacaaaaaaaaaaaactatattgTTCAAATTGTAAGAAGTATCTAACATGGGTACGCGTCCAGGCTAAAAAACACAAGTACAAGAAACATAGCCTAATAATTGCTCCATGAGTCCATGACACTAGAGGtgaaaataaaagaagattgTGAGAGGTCTTAAGTTAAGACGTTTTAAGCAAGACCAACTGATAAATGTAATTTATGTCTAAATTCTAAGAGAAAGAAGCTTCTTACCTTGTGCAAGTGGAAGCTAACTTCACCAATTTGAACCAAAAAATCACTTGGAATATCAGTTGCAACAAACCTTGATTTACACATCATAAAAATCcacaaaaaaaaagttaaattttTGTTCTTTCACTTATGCTAATGCTAATATACAAAACCAATTTCATACGTTTGTTCAGTATATGTGAGGGGTATTTTAAGCAAACGTATGGAATTGACCTGAACGGAAAtaaaacaatcgaaaaacaagTGAAGTAGTACCAAGAATGGCCTCTTTGTTCAAACCCATCAGTCTTAAGGCCATGTTTGGTTGCAGCAAGAGTTCCATTACCATACTCTCTTCCACCATTAGACTCACTCTCAGAGTCCCACATACTTAAAAAACAACTTTCACTCTAAATGAATAATGATTGATTATTTGTGTGTAGTTTTTGTTAGGAAAGTGATGGAAAATGCAGAGAATGAAGGTCAGAAATAATAAGCAAAGCTAGAGAAATGACATAAAATGGTAAATTCTACACATGGGCAATGTTTGGAGTTATCTTCATTAAAAGCTGTCGGTATCTATTACTAATTATCAATCAACAAGAGCTATTAAGTCATGTAATCCTAGTTTAATTTGTTTCGGAATAAAGTAAAATGACTTAAAACGTATAACATCAACAACAGCAACATCAAAACCTTAATCTCAAAATGATTTGGAGTCGGCTGATATAAATCCTATAAAACCGTCTAAAAATAATTTTGTTCTGAGTTTTTGGGAAATGTATTCTTATCTCAAGACAATGTAAAGTTATGTTTCAATTCCCTACATTGAAAAAATCGAGAATTTAGGTTGAATCTTTAATGAGAAGTATTAAAACTCGTAGAATTCTAATGTTGAACTACAATTTTTGGCTCTGTTATTGACAACAATGTTATTAAAACATAGTAATATCActttaattgtgtttttattattttttataaaatgtaGAAATTTTTTATAATGGGAGAATATACAGAAATAAATACCGTAGTATTTTATTTGTGTGGATAATTTTTAAAAAGTGCTCAGTATTATACATGTTGTAGAATGATGGGCAAATTTTGCTAAAAAAGTTAATTATTTGTTGGCATTATAATTAGTTATGGTATAAAACTACTCGTATATGATTGATGATTTTGTTCAGACACTTCTTCTCATTCGCTGTCAGAAAATGCAGTAGTTATGTGGGTGGGAGCTCCAGCTTTTGCTTTGTCTGCCTTATCATTTCTCAGAATCATTAAATTCTGGTTAAAAACGGGaatatccgtcttaaatttataacggattaaataaaataaataagaaaa from Silene latifolia isolate original U9 population chromosome 3, ASM4854445v1, whole genome shotgun sequence harbors:
- the LOC141648215 gene encoding root phototropism protein 3-like, whose protein sequence is MWDSESESNGGREYGNGTLAATKHGLKTDGFEQRGHSWFVATDIPSDFLVQIGEVSFHLHKYPLISRCGKLSRIIYDTHDGDLNKISLDDLPGGAESFELASKFCYGIAVDLTAANISGLRCAAEYLEMTEDLEEGNLIFKTEAFLSYVVLSSWRDSIIVLKSCEDLSPWAENLQIVRRCSESIAWKACANPKGIKWNYTGRPVKVASPRWNEMKEMSPSRAVQVPPDWWFEDVSILRIDHFVRVITAIRVKGMRFDLIGASIMHYATKWLPGVAKDSSAGNMMDEFTNTGNFSKETSGSSISGAGSWKGGLHMVISGNKEDQETMKAKDQRMIIESLISIIPPQRDCVSCSFLLKLLRMSNMLKVAPALVTELEKRVGMQFEQATLSDLLIPSYHKSETLYDVDLVQRLLEHFLVQEQTECASPSRQAYVDKSMYDESQRGDASNAKMRVARLVDSYLTEIARDRNLSLTKFQVLAEALPESARTCDDGLYRAIDSYLKAHPTLSEHERKRLCRVMDCQKLSIDACMHAAQNERLPLRVVVQVLFSEQVKISNAIANTSLKDPAPDQHYQPMVSTRKSLLEGTPQSFQEGWTTAKKDINTLKFELDTVKTKYVKLQNEMESLQRQFDKMMTKPKNHSSSAWTSGWKKLSRLAKMNNLDNDDSSDQQAPDQTRKTPRRWRNSIS